The following are from one region of the Amycolatopsis sp. QT-25 genome:
- a CDS encoding polyprenyl synthetase family protein, whose amino-acid sequence MTSTVAAEVVPSGEETATWLDALRERCLAEAHGFVEARSIENFAGHTEGELARTVIPQFVASGKFLRPTFAYVGWRCGRPESEDALRAASSLELLHCFALAQDDVMDGSPLRRGRPSLHTRFARWHTEQGWGGSADRFGESAATLFGDLFLVWSERMLRECGLDATTLARCWPRYDRMRAELAVGQLADLVNDARSLPSWEALLDVLRRKSGNYTVRRPLEFGAALAACGPDVLTALAEYGGLVGEAFQFTDDLLGVFGDPLVTGKPAGQDLRDRKASSVVVLAAEMADRRQRAEIAELLALTTVDDDAVARWRALISAAGARERLSELIRERAEKAQAALDPTVFPRHAADALAVLATRCAERDR is encoded by the coding sequence ATGACGTCGACCGTGGCGGCGGAAGTGGTGCCGTCGGGCGAGGAGACGGCTACCTGGTTGGATGCCTTACGGGAGCGCTGCCTCGCCGAAGCGCACGGTTTCGTCGAGGCGCGGTCGATCGAAAACTTCGCCGGTCACACCGAGGGTGAACTCGCCAGAACTGTCATCCCCCAGTTCGTCGCGAGCGGCAAGTTCCTCCGCCCGACGTTCGCTTATGTCGGCTGGCGTTGCGGCAGGCCGGAATCGGAAGACGCCTTGCGAGCCGCGTCCAGTCTGGAATTGCTGCACTGTTTCGCGCTGGCGCAGGACGACGTCATGGACGGCTCGCCACTACGCCGGGGACGTCCCTCCCTGCACACCCGGTTCGCCCGGTGGCACACCGAGCAGGGGTGGGGTGGATCCGCTGATCGGTTCGGCGAGTCCGCCGCCACGCTGTTCGGCGATCTCTTCCTGGTCTGGTCGGAGCGGATGCTGAGGGAATGCGGCCTCGACGCGACGACACTGGCACGCTGCTGGCCGCGCTACGACCGGATGCGCGCGGAGCTCGCCGTCGGGCAGCTCGCCGATCTGGTGAACGACGCGCGCTCGCTCCCGAGCTGGGAAGCCTTGCTCGACGTCCTGCGCCGGAAGTCCGGCAACTACACCGTCCGCAGGCCGCTCGAGTTCGGTGCCGCGCTGGCAGCTTGCGGACCGGACGTCCTGACCGCACTCGCCGAGTACGGCGGTCTGGTGGGTGAGGCGTTCCAGTTCACAGACGATCTGCTCGGCGTGTTCGGCGATCCGCTGGTCACCGGCAAACCCGCCGGCCAGGATCTGCGCGACCGCAAGGCTTCCAGCGTCGTCGTGCTCGCCGCCGAGATGGCCGATCGGCGCCAGCGGGCCGAAATCGCCGAACTGCTCGCACTGACGACAGTGGACGACGACGCCGTGGCCCGGTGGCGCGCGCTGATCAGCGCGGCCGGCGCCCGCGAACGACTCAGCGAACTCATCCGAGAACGCGCGGAAAAGGCCCAAGCGGCGCTGGACCCCACCGTGTTCCCCCGGCACGCCGCGGACGCGCTGGCCGTTCTGGCCACCAGATGCGCGGAGCGCGATCGATGA
- a CDS encoding FAD-dependent oxidoreductase — protein MTTPLGIDPRLVTLPASRGLADAGQLGKRPTVAVIGGGIAGLTAATGLAERGVDVTVFERENHLGGRVGGWREQLSDGSTATMSRGFHAFFRQYYNLRALLTRTDPHLDRLTPLSDYPLLDAHGRTDTFAGLPRTPPWNALGFALRSPTFTPGDLLRISGRNALPLATVSVPETYHRLDHTDASSFLEAINFPAAAQHLAFEVFSRSFFADPHQLSAAELATMFHLYFLGSSEGLVFDVPTEPFPQALWDPLASYLDGRRVEIRTGETVTALGRTAGAFEVETGGETLPFDGVVLACDVTGLRDIIAASPQLGTEAWRRGIGELRTAPPFLVRRLWLDRPVESRRPPFLGTGSVPPLDNISLLDRYEGEAKRWAARTGGSVVELHAYAATTQDHSGLEKALEERLHEIYPETRAARTVGEITLWREDCPLFGVGDFARRPTITTPEPALVLAGDGIRIDLPVALMERAAATGWAAANALLENWGLAGHPIRSVPNHGRIGLLNRLAASKSFSGARA, from the coding sequence GTGACCACACCCCTCGGTATCGATCCCCGCCTTGTCACCCTTCCGGCGTCACGCGGCCTTGCCGACGCCGGGCAACTCGGCAAGCGTCCCACCGTGGCGGTGATCGGCGGCGGCATAGCCGGCCTCACCGCGGCGACCGGACTGGCCGAACGCGGTGTCGACGTCACCGTCTTCGAACGCGAAAACCACCTCGGTGGCCGGGTGGGCGGCTGGCGGGAACAGTTGTCCGACGGCAGCACGGCGACCATGAGCCGAGGCTTCCACGCCTTCTTCCGCCAGTACTACAACCTGCGCGCATTGCTGACCCGCACCGATCCTCATCTGGACCGGCTCACCCCGTTGTCCGACTACCCGCTCCTCGACGCGCACGGCCGCACCGACACCTTCGCCGGGCTCCCGCGCACGCCACCATGGAACGCGCTGGGCTTCGCTCTGCGCAGCCCGACTTTCACCCCCGGGGACCTCCTGCGGATCAGCGGACGCAATGCCTTGCCGCTGGCGACGGTCAGTGTGCCCGAGACCTATCACCGGCTCGACCACACCGACGCCTCGTCCTTCCTGGAAGCGATCAACTTCCCGGCGGCCGCGCAGCACCTCGCGTTCGAGGTGTTCTCCCGCAGCTTCTTCGCCGATCCGCACCAGCTGTCGGCCGCGGAGCTGGCGACCATGTTCCATCTGTACTTCCTCGGCTCCAGCGAAGGCCTCGTCTTCGACGTGCCGACCGAACCGTTCCCTCAGGCTCTCTGGGATCCGCTGGCGAGCTATCTGGACGGCCGCCGCGTCGAAATCCGCACCGGTGAAACAGTCACCGCTCTCGGCCGGACGGCCGGCGCCTTCGAAGTCGAGACGGGCGGCGAGACCTTGCCGTTCGACGGAGTCGTGCTCGCTTGTGACGTCACCGGGCTACGGGACATCATCGCGGCCTCGCCGCAGCTCGGAACCGAAGCCTGGCGACGCGGGATCGGCGAACTGCGCACCGCACCGCCGTTCCTGGTCCGGCGGCTCTGGCTGGATCGCCCCGTCGAGTCCCGGCGCCCGCCATTCCTCGGCACCGGCAGCGTCCCGCCGCTGGACAACATCAGCCTGCTCGACCGGTACGAGGGAGAAGCCAAACGCTGGGCCGCGCGCACCGGCGGATCGGTGGTCGAACTGCACGCCTACGCCGCCACCACGCAAGACCACAGCGGTTTGGAGAAAGCGCTGGAAGAACGTCTCCACGAGATCTACCCGGAGACCCGCGCCGCCCGGACCGTCGGAGAGATCACCTTGTGGCGCGAAGACTGCCCGCTGTTCGGGGTCGGTGACTTCGCCCGCCGCCCCACGATCACGACGCCTGAGCCGGCTCTGGTGCTGGCCGGGGACGGCATCCGCATCGACCTGCCGGTCGCCCTGATGGAACGCGCGGCGGCCACCGGCTGGGCCGCGGCGAACGCGCTCCTCGAAAACTGGGGCCTCGCCGGGCATCCGATCCGTTCGGTCCCCAACCACGGCCGGATCGGACTGTTGAATCGGCTGGCCGCGTCGAAGTCGTTCAGCGGTGCGCGGGCATGA
- the idi gene encoding isopentenyl-diphosphate Delta-isomerase: MTEERVVYVTEDGTPTGETAPKLAAHHAETRLHLAFSCYLTRKSDDALLVTRRALVKKVWPGVWTNSVCGHPAPGETLESAVVRRAAQELGLLNLADLRCVLPSYRYRTPPFNGVVENEFCPVFTARVDVDPEPDPAEVEEWRWISWDTYREMIGDPSSNLSYWAKDQFHHLDPLIAVKTDAVPFPVPPRR; this comes from the coding sequence ATGACCGAGGAACGCGTCGTCTACGTCACCGAAGACGGGACCCCGACCGGTGAGACCGCGCCCAAACTCGCCGCGCACCATGCGGAAACCCGGCTTCATCTCGCTTTTTCCTGTTATCTCACCCGAAAATCGGACGATGCGCTATTGGTCACCCGTCGAGCACTCGTCAAGAAGGTGTGGCCTGGCGTGTGGACCAACAGCGTGTGCGGTCACCCGGCGCCAGGCGAGACGCTCGAATCCGCCGTCGTCCGCCGGGCCGCCCAAGAATTGGGGTTGCTGAACCTGGCCGATCTCCGCTGTGTCCTTCCCTCCTATCGCTACCGGACCCCGCCCTTCAACGGCGTCGTGGAGAACGAGTTCTGCCCGGTGTTCACCGCACGGGTGGACGTGGACCCCGAACCCGACCCCGCGGAGGTCGAAGAGTGGCGCTGGATCAGCTGGGACACCTACCGCGAGATGATCGGCGACCCGTCGTCGAACCTGAGCTACTGGGCCAAGGACCAGTTCCACCACCTGGATCCCTTGATCGCCGTCAAAACCGACGCCGTTCCCTTTCCTGTGCCACCACGTCGGTGA
- a CDS encoding cryptochrome/photolyase family protein, whose protein sequence is MNAPHALWLFSDQLGPHFHSTPEHRDREVLLIRSAAAFGRRRFHRQKLHLIETGMRRLAADLGGRARIVDAPTYTEGLRRFGKPVVVHEPGSHAADALVRRLHDEGVVAEVMPTPGFVLSRQEFASWAAGRHRFLMEDFYRDQRRRFGVLLDLDGHPAGGKWNYDHENRRPPPGRSTLPVPPPWLPREDVIDERVRADLDQAERDGAIHPVGVDGPRQFAVSRSEATSALRRFLDLRLPTFGPHQDAMLHADWAMSHALLSVPLNLGLLDPLDVVRKAEERYRDGTAPLAGVEGFVRQILGWREWVWHLYWHLGPDYPRRNELQARTKLPRWWRELDADQVEAACLRTAMAGVRDRGYAHHIERLMVLGNHALQRGYDPAELTGWFATAFVDGFPWVMPANVIGMSQYADGGVVATKPYAAGGAYINRMSDHCGGCVFDPKKRVGETACPFTAGYWAFLDRNAERLRGNPRMRQPLNGLGRLSDLTDVVAQERERRRF, encoded by the coding sequence ATGAACGCACCCCATGCCTTGTGGTTGTTCAGCGACCAGCTCGGACCGCATTTCCACAGCACGCCCGAACACCGCGACCGTGAAGTTCTGCTGATCCGGTCCGCCGCGGCGTTCGGGCGCCGCCGGTTCCATCGGCAGAAGTTGCATTTGATCGAAACCGGGATGCGGAGGCTGGCCGCCGATTTGGGCGGTCGGGCCAGAATCGTCGACGCGCCTACCTACACCGAAGGCCTGCGCCGCTTCGGCAAGCCGGTCGTCGTGCACGAGCCGGGCTCGCATGCCGCCGACGCGTTGGTCCGGCGGCTCCATGACGAGGGTGTCGTGGCGGAGGTCATGCCCACACCGGGCTTCGTCCTGTCCAGACAGGAGTTCGCGTCGTGGGCGGCCGGGCGGCACCGGTTTCTCATGGAGGACTTCTACCGCGACCAGCGCCGCCGCTTCGGGGTGCTGCTCGATCTGGACGGTCATCCGGCGGGCGGGAAGTGGAACTACGACCACGAAAACCGCCGTCCGCCGCCGGGCCGCTCGACCCTGCCGGTCCCTCCTCCGTGGCTTCCTCGTGAAGACGTGATCGACGAACGTGTCCGGGCCGATCTGGATCAGGCGGAACGGGACGGGGCGATCCATCCCGTCGGCGTCGATGGCCCGCGTCAGTTCGCTGTCAGCCGCAGCGAAGCCACCAGTGCTCTGCGCCGCTTCCTGGACCTGCGGCTGCCCACTTTCGGCCCACACCAGGACGCGATGCTTCACGCGGACTGGGCGATGTCGCACGCCCTCCTGTCGGTGCCCCTCAATCTCGGTCTCCTCGACCCGCTCGACGTCGTCCGGAAAGCCGAGGAACGGTACCGCGACGGTACAGCGCCACTGGCCGGCGTCGAGGGATTCGTCCGCCAGATACTCGGCTGGCGCGAATGGGTGTGGCATCTGTACTGGCACCTCGGACCGGATTACCCGCGTCGAAACGAGTTGCAGGCACGGACGAAGTTACCTCGATGGTGGCGCGAGCTGGACGCCGATCAGGTGGAGGCGGCCTGTCTTCGTACCGCGATGGCCGGGGTCCGCGACCGCGGCTACGCCCATCACATCGAACGATTGATGGTGCTGGGCAACCACGCGCTTCAGCGCGGTTACGATCCGGCGGAACTGACCGGCTGGTTCGCCACCGCCTTCGTCGACGGCTTCCCGTGGGTGATGCCGGCGAACGTCATCGGGATGAGCCAGTACGCCGACGGTGGCGTCGTCGCGACGAAGCCCTACGCGGCAGGCGGCGCGTACATCAATCGGATGAGTGACCACTGCGGAGGCTGCGTCTTCGACCCGAAGAAACGCGTCGGTGAAACGGCGTGCCCGTTCACCGCCGGATATTGGGCCTTCCTCGATCGCAACGCCGAACGCCTGCGAGGGAACCCGCGGATGCGTCAGCCCCTCAACGGCCTGGGCAGGCTGTCGGACCTCACCGACGTGGTGGCACAGGAAAGGGAACGGCGTCGGTTTTGA
- a CDS encoding DUF2945 domain-containing protein yields MTKRFHQGDKVRWQSHGGEAEGEVVKEITADTEAAGRTVRASADEPQYLVRSSKSGGEAVHKPEALEKM; encoded by the coding sequence ATGACCAAGCGCTTTCACCAGGGTGACAAGGTGCGTTGGCAAAGTCATGGCGGGGAGGCCGAAGGCGAGGTGGTGAAGGAGATCACCGCCGATACCGAAGCGGCAGGCCGTACCGTCCGCGCGTCCGCTGACGAACCGCAGTATCTGGTGCGCAGCTCCAAGAGCGGTGGCGAGGCGGTGCACAAGCCCGAGGCACTGGAGAAGATGTGA
- a CDS encoding OsmC family protein has product MEIEHAEAVSQGGQVRVAGVEPETLSLVGDGESAGRSWNPERLYAAALATCLHQAVVLAASTGGFDTDDSAVRAEAKLIHDTAQGYSVDARLSVSLPGVPAERRQGVVDQAIHHCPLVDGWTVEVVDDFPAKSRSNPSGKERP; this is encoded by the coding sequence ATGGAAATCGAACATGCCGAGGCGGTATCCCAGGGCGGTCAGGTCCGGGTAGCCGGTGTCGAGCCGGAAACCTTGTCCTTGGTGGGTGACGGGGAAAGCGCTGGTCGAAGCTGGAATCCGGAGCGGCTGTACGCCGCGGCGCTGGCGACCTGCCTGCATCAGGCGGTCGTCCTGGCCGCGTCCACCGGGGGATTCGACACCGACGACAGTGCGGTACGGGCGGAGGCCAAGCTGATCCACGACACCGCACAGGGTTACAGCGTCGATGCCCGGCTGTCGGTCTCGTTACCCGGTGTACCGGCGGAACGTCGCCAAGGTGTGGTCGATCAAGCGATACACCATTGTCCGTTGGTCGACGGCTGGACGGTCGAGGTGGTTGACGACTTCCCGGCGAAAAGCCGATCGAATCCCTCAGGCAAGGAGCGACCATGA
- a CDS encoding VC0807 family protein produces the protein MQPARGSRPHDGRSRRVEFPPAQNGRRRSGLAVNRRFLLAVGENVMLPLAVYFGLLTCGVAPVWALVGAASASLVVLVATSLRTQEITVLGVLVLVRFGVGIAVAVVAGDPRLELAKDLATTAVIGVVMAVSLGWRRPSIARIRRDLSGSPDAFDRRFDHSEGFRVLHRRLTLLWAVVLLAEASLGIVAVYTLPLTLAVVSTTILGPAAILGLIGVTQFVGGRANGAAALRETDVVIVGAGLVGGGVAGRPCR, from the coding sequence GTGCAACCGGCCCGCGGCTCTCGGCCTCACGACGGGCGAAGTCGTCGAGTTGAATTTCCTCCTGCGCAGAATGGCCGACGCCGGAGCGGGCTCGCGGTGAATCGCAGGTTCCTGCTCGCCGTGGGAGAGAACGTCATGCTGCCCCTGGCTGTCTACTTCGGACTCCTGACCTGTGGCGTCGCCCCGGTCTGGGCGCTGGTCGGCGCCGCCTCCGCATCTCTGGTGGTTCTGGTGGCGACCTCGCTGCGAACCCAGGAGATCACCGTCCTGGGGGTGCTGGTGCTGGTTCGCTTCGGGGTGGGGATCGCGGTCGCCGTGGTGGCCGGTGATCCTCGTCTCGAACTGGCCAAGGATCTGGCGACCACGGCTGTCATCGGGGTGGTGATGGCCGTCTCGCTCGGCTGGAGGCGCCCGAGCATCGCGCGGATACGCCGAGATCTGTCGGGCAGCCCGGACGCGTTCGACCGGCGTTTCGACCACAGCGAAGGCTTCCGTGTCCTGCACCGGCGGCTCACCTTGCTCTGGGCGGTCGTCCTGCTTGCCGAAGCGAGCCTCGGCATCGTCGCCGTCTACACGCTCCCGCTCACCCTGGCGGTCGTGTCCACCACGATTCTGGGCCCCGCCGCGATCCTCGGCCTGATCGGAGTCACCCAGTTCGTGGGCGGCCGGGCGAACGGCGCCGCGGCTCTGCGCGAAACCGACGTCGTGATCGTCGGTGCCGGACTCGTCGGCGGGGGAGTCGCCGGCAGGCCCTGTCGATGA
- a CDS encoding MarR family winged helix-turn-helix transcriptional regulator, with amino-acid sequence MPDAMTGNSGNPGESTGWALQQAYRAVAREFTRIFAAQRLSPVQFGVLAHLAAVPGLTQSELAKRVLVRPQSIGEVVVALIERDLLIRASPRGRGRRTPLRLTSRGTTALTQVAPAVRACNRPAALGLTTGEVVELNFLLRRMADAGAGSR; translated from the coding sequence GTGCCGGACGCGATGACAGGGAACTCCGGGAATCCCGGGGAATCGACAGGGTGGGCCTTGCAGCAGGCCTACCGCGCCGTCGCGCGGGAGTTCACTCGGATCTTCGCCGCCCAGCGCCTCTCGCCGGTTCAATTCGGCGTCCTCGCCCACCTGGCCGCCGTACCGGGTCTGACGCAATCGGAGTTGGCGAAGCGGGTGCTGGTCCGGCCACAGAGCATCGGCGAAGTGGTCGTAGCCCTGATCGAACGCGATCTTCTGATTCGCGCGAGCCCTCGCGGCCGGGGGAGGCGCACACCTTTGCGCTTGACGTCGCGAGGCACCACCGCGCTCACCCAGGTCGCGCCCGCGGTCCGGGCGTGCAACCGGCCCGCGGCTCTCGGCCTCACGACGGGCGAAGTCGTCGAGTTGAATTTCCTCCTGCGCAGAATGGCCGACGCCGGAGCGGGCTCGCGGTGA